Proteins encoded in a region of the Gemmatimonadales bacterium genome:
- a CDS encoding M23 family metallopeptidase yields MAQRRWTVLFVPHGSSGTRSLRASGTALTLVGALAAVAAASALAAAIGVVWHGVALSRSLRLERANRALAVEVARLGHRAGQLSDSLASLSRRDDEVRLVAGLAPLSLDVKRAGIGGPVGPWPNRDRLLTDGGTVGREAFGVHTDLDALLRQANIIATSAKQAADSLTARIGELAAKPSIMPTAGLISSRFASIRYHPILHENLPHEGIDITAAPGTRILAPAAGRVVKVGWESGYGLMVVLDHGYGLETRYAHMSRTAAQVGADVKRGDLLGFVGSTGLSTGPHLHYEVRINGRPVDPLRYVLPDDFAD; encoded by the coding sequence ATGGCGCAACGCCGCTGGACGGTCCTCTTCGTCCCGCACGGCTCGAGCGGCACGCGGTCCCTCCGCGCGTCCGGGACCGCGCTGACGCTGGTCGGCGCCCTCGCCGCGGTCGCCGCCGCGTCCGCGCTCGCGGCTGCCATCGGCGTGGTGTGGCACGGCGTGGCGCTGTCGCGCAGCCTGCGGCTGGAGCGCGCCAACCGGGCCCTGGCCGTCGAGGTGGCGCGTCTGGGCCACCGTGCCGGCCAACTGTCGGACAGCCTGGCGAGCCTGTCGCGACGTGACGACGAGGTACGCCTGGTGGCGGGGCTCGCGCCGCTGAGTCTCGACGTCAAGCGCGCCGGCATCGGCGGGCCCGTCGGCCCCTGGCCCAATCGCGATCGGCTGTTGACCGATGGCGGAACCGTCGGCCGCGAGGCGTTCGGGGTCCACACGGATCTCGACGCGCTCCTGCGGCAGGCGAACATCATCGCGACCTCCGCCAAGCAGGCCGCTGACAGCCTGACCGCACGGATCGGCGAGCTGGCGGCGAAGCCGTCCATCATGCCGACGGCGGGCCTCATCAGCAGCCGGTTCGCTTCCATACGATATCACCCGATCCTGCACGAGAACCTCCCGCACGAGGGCATCGACATCACCGCGGCGCCCGGCACGCGCATCCTGGCTCCCGCCGCCGGCCGTGTCGTCAAGGTGGGGTGGGAGAGCGGGTACGGACTCATGGTGGTGCTCGACCACGGGTATGGCCTCGAGACACGCTACGCCCACATGTCGCGTACGGCGGCGCAGGTGGGGGCCGACGTCAAGCGCGGCGACCTGCTCGGCTTCGTCGGCTCCACGGGCCTCTCGACCGGCCCCCACCTCCACTACGAGGTGCGGATCAACGGGCGCCCGGTGGACCCGCTGCGGTACGTCCTGCCCGACGACTTCGCGGACTGA